In Candidatus Roseilinea sp., one DNA window encodes the following:
- a CDS encoding methylmalonyl-CoA carboxyltransferase, whose translation MLDSSDPRIRKLRELRAQTLVAGGEDKIKAHRAKGKLTARERLDLLLDPGSFREIDAFVTNRPSGIGMSNQHWLTDGVVTGWGTIDGRLVYVFSQDFTVMGGSLGAAHASKIVKIQDMALKNGAPVIGINDSGGARIQEGLMSLVGYSDIFLRNTLASGVIPQISAIMGPCAGGAVYSPALTDFIFMVKNTSHMFLTGPDVVKAVTHEDVTFEQLGGALVHNTTSGVAHFAAESEGDCLYLIRMLLSYLPSNNMEEPPFVKSKDDPLRTADALDTIVPDNPNKPYDMKEVITKIVDDGKFFEVQEHYATNIIIGFARLGGHSVGIVANQPAVLAGVLDINASEKAARFVRFCDCFNIPIITFEDVPGFLPGVAQEHGGIIRSGAKLLYAYCEATVPKICVITRKAYGGAYCVLSPRATRGDLALAWPSAELAVMGADGAVSIIYRREIANAADPAAKKAELVRQYQEEVTSPYTAAQRGFIDDIIEPHDTRPRLINALQMLRNKRDSNPPKKHGNIPL comes from the coding sequence ATGCTCGACTCCTCCGACCCTCGTATTCGCAAGTTGCGCGAACTGCGTGCGCAAACCCTAGTCGCCGGCGGCGAAGACAAGATCAAAGCGCATCGCGCCAAGGGCAAACTCACGGCGCGCGAGCGGCTCGATCTGTTGCTCGACCCCGGCTCATTCCGCGAAATTGACGCCTTCGTCACCAACCGCCCCAGCGGCATCGGGATGAGCAACCAGCACTGGCTGACCGATGGCGTAGTCACCGGTTGGGGCACGATTGACGGCCGGCTGGTCTACGTCTTCTCACAAGACTTTACGGTGATGGGCGGCAGCCTGGGCGCAGCGCACGCCAGCAAGATCGTCAAGATCCAGGACATGGCGCTGAAGAACGGCGCGCCGGTGATCGGCATCAACGACAGCGGCGGCGCGCGCATCCAGGAGGGCTTGATGTCCCTGGTGGGCTACAGCGACATCTTCCTGCGCAACACGCTGGCCAGCGGTGTGATCCCGCAGATCAGCGCGATCATGGGGCCGTGCGCCGGTGGCGCCGTGTACTCGCCGGCGCTGACCGACTTCATCTTCATGGTGAAGAATACCAGCCACATGTTCCTGACCGGACCGGACGTGGTGAAAGCGGTGACGCACGAGGACGTGACGTTCGAGCAACTGGGCGGCGCGCTGGTGCACAACACGACCAGTGGCGTGGCGCATTTCGCTGCGGAGAGCGAGGGCGATTGTCTGTATCTCATCCGTATGCTGCTCAGCTACCTGCCCAGCAACAACATGGAGGAACCGCCGTTCGTGAAGAGCAAGGACGATCCGTTGCGCACCGCCGACGCGCTGGACACGATCGTACCCGACAACCCGAACAAGCCGTATGACATGAAAGAGGTGATCACCAAGATCGTGGACGACGGCAAGTTCTTCGAAGTGCAAGAGCACTACGCGACCAACATCATCATCGGCTTTGCACGGCTGGGCGGCCATTCGGTCGGCATCGTGGCTAACCAGCCGGCGGTGCTGGCCGGCGTGCTCGACATCAACGCCAGCGAGAAGGCAGCCCGCTTCGTGCGCTTCTGTGATTGCTTCAACATCCCGATCATCACGTTCGAGGACGTGCCCGGCTTCTTGCCGGGCGTGGCACAGGAGCACGGCGGCATTATCCGCAGCGGCGCGAAGCTGCTCTACGCCTACTGCGAGGCGACCGTGCCGAAGATCTGTGTGATCACGCGCAAGGCCTACGGCGGCGCGTATTGTGTGCTCAGCCCGCGCGCCACGCGCGGCGATCTAGCGCTGGCCTGGCCGTCGGCCGAACTGGCCGTGATGGGCGCAGACGGCGCAGTGAGCATCATCTACCGGCGCGAGATCGCCAACGCCGCAGACCCGGCAGCGAAGAAAGCCGAGCTGGTGCGCCAGTATCAGGAAGAAGTGACCAGTCCCTACACTGCCGCGCAGCGCGGCTTCATTGACGACATCATCGAGCCGCACGACACACGACCACGGCTGATCAACGCGCTGCAGATGCTGCGCAACAAGCGCGATTCGAACCCGCCCAAGAAGCACGGGAACATCCCACTGTGA
- a CDS encoding carboxyl-terminal processing protease — MTTSRQMSRIEKGLVIAAFVMWSAMMVGAGYVGHMLLAPIELRVERIHGGNPHALLDEAWGHVRDHFVGVVPSDTVREYGAVRGALATLNDRYTTFVEPQTRALERDHMRGSFGGIGVSFTRNERGEIVLSPMPDGPAAKAGVREGDILVSIDGTPLPAPAALEDVARIRGEVGTPVTIEVLRGPQRERLTFTIIRQTIEVNSVEWRPITTTVRGTPATIGYVRISNFTERTGEEVKRALLALSAADSQAYLIDLRDNGGGSLAAAVDVASEFLKDGIVAIEKRRNQPEIVHRVRSERAKPAGNKPIAVLVNGKTASAAEIVAGAIQDYARGPLIGEKTFGKGSVQLIFDLSDGSAVHVTAAKWLTPERRELDGVGLTPEIEVTGSADAQLERAIGVLGEAIISTR; from the coding sequence ATGACAACATCGCGACAAATGAGTCGAATCGAGAAGGGATTGGTCATCGCCGCTTTCGTCATGTGGAGCGCAATGATGGTCGGCGCGGGTTACGTCGGCCACATGCTCCTCGCCCCGATCGAGCTGCGTGTCGAACGCATCCACGGCGGCAACCCGCACGCGCTGCTCGACGAAGCGTGGGGGCATGTGCGCGACCACTTCGTCGGCGTCGTGCCCAGCGACACCGTGCGCGAGTACGGCGCCGTGCGCGGCGCGCTGGCCACGTTGAACGACCGCTACACGACGTTCGTCGAACCCCAGACGCGCGCGCTGGAGCGCGATCACATGCGCGGCAGCTTCGGCGGCATCGGCGTCAGCTTCACCCGCAACGAACGCGGAGAAATCGTGCTGTCGCCCATGCCCGATGGGCCGGCGGCCAAAGCCGGCGTGCGCGAGGGCGACATCCTAGTCAGCATTGACGGCACGCCGTTGCCCGCACCGGCTGCACTCGAAGATGTGGCGCGCATTCGCGGCGAGGTTGGCACGCCCGTGACGATCGAGGTGCTGCGTGGCCCGCAACGCGAGCGATTGACGTTCACCATCATCCGGCAGACGATCGAGGTGAACTCGGTGGAGTGGCGTCCGATCACCACCACCGTTCGTGGCACGCCGGCAACGATCGGCTACGTTCGCATCAGCAACTTCACCGAACGCACGGGCGAGGAAGTGAAGCGCGCGCTCTTAGCGCTGTCCGCCGCCGACTCTCAGGCCTATCTCATTGACCTGCGCGACAATGGCGGCGGGTCGCTGGCCGCAGCGGTTGATGTGGCGAGTGAGTTTCTGAAGGACGGCATCGTCGCCATCGAGAAACGGCGCAATCAACCCGAAATCGTCCATCGGGTGCGCAGCGAGCGCGCAAAGCCGGCGGGCAACAAGCCCATCGCCGTTCTGGTGAATGGCAAAACGGCCAGCGCAGCGGAGATCGTCGCCGGCGCCATTCAAGATTACGCGCGCGGCCCGCTCATCGGCGAGAAGACTTTTGGCAAAGGCTCGGTACAACTGATCTTTGACTTGTCAGATGGATCTGCGGTGCATGTGACGGCAGCGAAATGGCTCACGCCGGAACGACGGGAGTTAGATGGCGTCGGCCTGACGCCGGAGATCGAGGTGACCGGCTCTGCCGATGCGCAGCTCGAACGCGCAATCGGTGTGCTGGGCGAGGCGATCATCAGCACCCGGTGA
- a CDS encoding peroxiredoxin, with amino-acid sequence MLKVGDPVPEFELMSQNGPVKSSDLLGKRYVLYFYPADDTPGCTKEACSFRDHLPKFESLGVPVYGVSPQDVQSKQKFAAKHALNFPLLADTDHKVAEAFGAWGEKSMYGKKYMGILRTTFVIGADGKVEHVWEKVKPEGHAEEVYRWLNPSAKEDASPKRPKEAAPAKKKASAKKK; translated from the coding sequence ATGTTGAAAGTAGGCGATCCCGTTCCCGAGTTCGAGCTGATGTCGCAAAATGGGCCGGTCAAGTCATCCGACCTGCTCGGCAAGCGCTACGTGCTGTATTTCTATCCGGCCGATGACACGCCGGGCTGTACGAAAGAGGCGTGCAGCTTCCGCGATCACTTGCCCAAATTCGAATCGCTGGGCGTGCCGGTGTACGGCGTCAGCCCGCAGGACGTGCAGTCCAAGCAAAAGTTCGCTGCGAAGCACGCGCTGAACTTTCCACTATTGGCCGATACCGACCACAAAGTGGCCGAGGCATTCGGCGCATGGGGCGAAAAGAGCATGTACGGCAAGAAGTACATGGGCATCCTGCGCACTACCTTCGTGATCGGCGCCGATGGCAAAGTCGAGCACGTGTGGGAGAAAGTGAAGCCGGAAGGCCACGCCGAAGAGGTCTACCGCTGGTTGAACCCATCGGCCAAGGAGGATGCTTCACCTAAGCGGCCGAAGGAGGCCGCGCCCGCCAAAAAGAAGGCCAGCGCGAAGAAGAAGTGA
- a CDS encoding oxidoreductase → MNNLTPDVLVIGAGLTGAMIAAHLADRNARVGVVDAQRVGQAATRRALGLATLSPHPAHIQQTKDGLERLKRLTAQHGVLLHSCSVIHVVTSPERQRALQQLAAGTLDTGLEWTTQPDLLPSGFDGGLLAHDSALVDIDLLLVRLLRHPNIAIRQHAEVFRLESAGDTTYALCKDLTITARCVVLATNTYVGLLSPYLADSVRGARGAVWSSQPLHAGAPGHSYLGMPILFDEAQFALMPGKDGKLHGAAWLWHDRNSDKDPSEELRRFLKRFGLGKPEQTSRWSTGVTTTTDDGAPRVGRLDVEGNVLFALGLGAYGLAWAPVVAERIAALAFAS, encoded by the coding sequence ATGAACAATCTCACCCCCGACGTCCTGGTCATCGGCGCCGGCCTCACCGGTGCGATGATCGCTGCACACTTGGCCGATCGAAACGCGCGCGTCGGCGTTGTGGATGCGCAGCGCGTCGGCCAAGCGGCAACGCGCCGCGCGCTCGGCCTGGCGACCCTCAGCCCGCATCCGGCGCACATTCAGCAGACGAAGGATGGCCTCGAACGCCTCAAGCGCCTCACCGCGCAACATGGCGTCCTGCTCCATTCGTGCAGCGTGATCCACGTGGTGACGTCCCCCGAACGCCAACGCGCATTGCAGCAACTCGCCGCGGGCACGCTCGACACCGGCCTCGAGTGGACGACGCAGCCTGACCTGCTGCCGTCCGGCTTCGACGGCGGGCTGCTGGCGCACGACAGCGCGCTGGTAGATATTGATCTGTTGCTGGTTCGCCTGTTGCGTCATCCGAATATCGCCATTCGCCAGCATGCCGAGGTGTTCAGGCTGGAGAGCGCCGGCGACACGACTTACGCGCTATGCAAAGACCTGACGATCACGGCGCGCTGCGTGGTGCTGGCGACGAACACCTACGTTGGTTTGCTCTCACCCTATCTGGCCGATTCGGTGCGCGGCGCGCGCGGCGCGGTCTGGTCATCTCAGCCGCTGCATGCGGGCGCGCCCGGCCATTCATACCTCGGCATGCCGATCCTCTTCGATGAAGCGCAATTCGCATTGATGCCCGGCAAGGACGGCAAGCTACACGGCGCAGCATGGCTGTGGCACGACCGCAACTCGGACAAAGATCCGTCCGAAGAACTGCGGCGCTTCCTCAAGCGGTTCGGCCTGGGCAAGCCCGAACAGACCAGCCGGTGGAGCACCGGCGTGACGACAACGACCGACGATGGCGCGCCGCGCGTCGGTCGCCTAGACGTCGAAGGAAATGTGTTGTTCGCCCTCGGCCTCGGCGCCTACGGCTTGGCCTGGGCTCCGGTCGTCGCCGAGCGGATCGCGGCGTTGGCGTTCGCAAGCTAA